In Microbacterium pumilum, the following proteins share a genomic window:
- the trpS gene encoding tryptophan--tRNA ligase: MSKPRLYSGMQPSADSLQIGNYIGALMQWRDLQEAYDAFFSVVDLHALTQPNDPAELREKTRRTAAQYIAAGIEPSKSTLYVQSHVPAHPELAWILSTITGYGEAGRMTQFKDKSQRFGTDATSVGLFTYPVLMAADILLYQTDIVPVGDDQKQHVELTRDLAERFNSRYGQTFKVPMPVIQQDTARIFDLQNPTAKMSKSAESDAGVLWLLDDPSKSAKKIMRAVTDSEGSVRYDREKKPGVSNLLVIYAALTGRQIPSIEDEFLGRGYGDFKKGLAEVVVNEFGPVRQGALDLLDDPAELDRVLAVNAGKAEEVANRTLGDVYDKVGLLRRK, translated from the coding sequence ATGAGCAAACCGCGCCTCTATTCCGGCATGCAGCCCTCGGCCGACTCTCTGCAGATCGGCAACTACATCGGGGCGCTCATGCAGTGGCGCGATCTGCAGGAGGCGTACGACGCATTCTTCTCCGTCGTCGACCTGCACGCGTTGACTCAGCCCAACGACCCGGCTGAGCTGCGCGAGAAGACGCGGCGGACGGCGGCCCAGTACATCGCAGCCGGCATCGAGCCGTCGAAGTCCACCCTGTACGTCCAGTCGCACGTGCCGGCACACCCCGAGCTCGCGTGGATCCTCTCCACGATCACGGGCTACGGCGAGGCCGGTCGCATGACGCAGTTCAAGGACAAGTCGCAGCGGTTCGGCACCGACGCCACCTCGGTGGGGCTGTTCACCTACCCGGTGCTGATGGCTGCCGACATCCTGCTCTATCAGACCGACATCGTGCCCGTCGGCGACGACCAGAAGCAGCACGTCGAACTCACACGCGACCTCGCCGAGCGCTTCAACTCCCGTTACGGGCAGACGTTCAAGGTTCCGATGCCGGTGATCCAGCAGGACACCGCGCGCATCTTCGATCTGCAGAACCCCACGGCGAAGATGTCGAAGTCGGCGGAGTCCGACGCCGGCGTGCTGTGGCTGCTCGACGATCCCTCGAAGAGCGCGAAGAAGATCATGCGCGCCGTGACCGACAGCGAGGGTTCGGTTCGCTATGACCGCGAGAAGAAGCCCGGCGTCTCGAACCTGCTGGTGATCTACGCGGCCCTGACGGGGCGGCAGATCCCGTCCATCGAGGACGAGTTCCTGGGTCGCGGGTACGGCGACTTCAAGAAGGGCCTCGCCGAGGTGGTCGTGAACGAGTTCGGACCGGTGCGCCAGGGCGCGCTCGACCTGCTCGACGACCCCGCCGAGCTCGACCGCGTGCTCGCCGTCAACGCAGGCAAGGCCGAAGAAGTCGCCAACCGCACGCTCGGCGACGTCTACGACAAGGTCGGTCTGCTTCGCCGGAAGTAG
- a CDS encoding GNAT family protein, which produces MAPVTLRTARLVLSPPTLADAAAITDAAQDPVVPRWTTLPSPYALSDAEGFIAKAAAGWDAETELNWAIRADDHWVGMLGLHRLERGGAAEIGYWMAAAARGHGYLTEAAGAVIDFAFDSDGLALERIEWRAVVGNVPSARAARALGFRYEGLVRQGLVGPRGRDDGWIAGLLATDDRAPRPWPVLDA; this is translated from the coding sequence ATGGCACCCGTGACCCTCCGCACTGCGCGCCTCGTACTGTCGCCGCCGACTCTCGCCGATGCCGCCGCGATCACCGACGCCGCGCAGGATCCCGTGGTTCCGCGCTGGACGACCCTGCCGTCCCCGTACGCCCTGAGCGACGCCGAGGGGTTCATCGCGAAAGCGGCAGCGGGGTGGGATGCCGAGACCGAACTGAACTGGGCGATCCGTGCCGACGACCACTGGGTCGGGATGCTCGGCCTGCACCGGCTCGAACGCGGCGGGGCGGCGGAGATCGGGTACTGGATGGCGGCGGCCGCCCGCGGCCACGGGTATCTCACCGAAGCGGCCGGCGCCGTGATCGACTTCGCGTTCGATTCCGACGGGCTCGCCCTCGAACGCATCGAGTGGCGCGCGGTGGTCGGAAACGTGCCATCGGCACGCGCCGCGCGGGCCCTCGGATTCCGTTACGAGGGCCTCGTCCGCCAGGGCCTCGTAGGTCCGCGTGGACGCGATGACGGGTGGATCGCGGGGCTCCTCGCGACGGACGACCGCGCACCGCGGCCATGGCCGGTGCTGGACGCCTGA
- a CDS encoding glycerol-3-phosphate dehydrogenase/oxidase — MSYGGTGFGALSERPYAEVLIIGGGINGLATFRDLALQGVDVALIERDDFVSGASAASSHMIHGGIRYLENGEFRLVHESVTERNALLRTAPHYVRPLQTTIPIFSTFSGVLGAPLRFLRHGSVSNRERGAVLIKIGLVIYDSFSRGGGREPRHEFHGRRRSLAQLPALNPRVKYTATYWDASLHDPERLAIDVLRDGRAAGGDRARAANYSAAVGVDNGRVVVRDRQTGAEVPFAASVVINASGPWTDLTNLSLGDPTHHMGGTKGSHIVLDHPELLAATGGRELFFENNDGRIVLIYPLKGRVLVGTTDLEHDMTDPIVCTEAEVEYFIGLIGQVLPDIEVTPDQIVYRFAGVRPLPGHGNIAPGFVSREYRIDAEQIVGGDATVLSLVGGKWTTFRASAEHLADRALDLLAQPRRRSTRGVAIGGGLGFPTTERSRRQWIDRHAAGLPLDRVAILLDRYGTVAEEVISAIVADDADEVLDQLPTYSTAELRHIARTEDVVHLDDLLMRRSSLAFTGAVSVDAANEVARAIAPALGWDDARIAEETARGVARVHAADPSWAGRSVTAR, encoded by the coding sequence ATGTCCTACGGGGGAACCGGGTTCGGCGCACTGAGTGAACGCCCATACGCCGAAGTGCTGATCATCGGCGGTGGCATCAACGGACTTGCGACGTTCCGCGATCTCGCTCTGCAGGGCGTGGATGTCGCCCTGATCGAACGCGATGATTTCGTGAGCGGTGCGTCGGCCGCCTCATCCCACATGATCCACGGCGGCATCCGGTATCTCGAGAACGGTGAGTTCCGCCTTGTCCACGAGTCGGTCACCGAGCGGAACGCGCTGCTGCGAACCGCTCCGCACTACGTGCGGCCGCTGCAGACGACGATCCCCATATTCTCGACGTTCTCCGGCGTGCTGGGTGCACCGTTGCGGTTCCTCCGGCATGGCTCCGTCAGCAATCGCGAGCGCGGCGCCGTGCTCATCAAGATCGGGCTCGTCATCTACGACTCTTTCTCACGCGGTGGGGGCCGCGAACCGCGCCACGAGTTCCACGGTCGGCGGCGCTCGCTCGCGCAGCTGCCCGCGCTGAACCCTCGCGTCAAGTACACCGCGACGTACTGGGATGCCTCGCTCCACGACCCGGAACGACTGGCGATCGACGTGCTCCGCGATGGCCGCGCCGCAGGCGGCGACCGTGCAAGGGCCGCCAACTACAGCGCCGCGGTCGGGGTCGACAACGGCCGCGTCGTGGTGCGCGACCGGCAGACCGGTGCGGAGGTGCCGTTCGCGGCATCCGTCGTCATCAACGCCTCCGGCCCGTGGACAGACCTCACGAACCTCTCGCTCGGCGACCCCACCCACCACATGGGCGGAACCAAGGGCTCGCACATCGTGCTCGATCACCCCGAGCTGCTCGCGGCGACGGGCGGGCGCGAGCTGTTCTTCGAGAACAACGACGGCCGGATCGTCCTCATCTACCCGCTCAAGGGCCGAGTGCTGGTGGGCACCACCGACCTCGAGCACGACATGACCGATCCGATCGTGTGCACCGAGGCCGAGGTGGAGTACTTCATCGGGCTCATCGGGCAGGTACTCCCCGACATCGAGGTGACGCCCGACCAGATCGTCTACCGCTTCGCCGGGGTGCGCCCGCTGCCGGGCCACGGCAACATCGCACCCGGGTTCGTGTCGCGCGAGTACCGCATCGACGCCGAGCAGATCGTCGGCGGCGATGCGACGGTCCTCAGCCTCGTCGGCGGCAAGTGGACCACGTTCCGCGCGTCGGCCGAGCACCTCGCCGACCGCGCGCTCGATCTGCTCGCGCAGCCGCGTCGCCGCTCGACGAGAGGCGTCGCGATCGGCGGGGGCCTCGGATTCCCGACGACGGAGCGTTCGCGGCGCCAGTGGATCGATCGTCACGCGGCCGGACTGCCGCTGGATCGCGTGGCGATCCTGCTCGACCGCTACGGCACGGTCGCCGAAGAGGTGATCTCGGCGATCGTCGCCGACGACGCGGATGAGGTGCTCGACCAGCTCCCGACCTACAGCACGGCCGAATTGCGCCACATCGCGCGCACCGAGGATGTCGTGCACCTCGATGATCTGCTGATGCGACGCTCGAGCCTCGCATTCACCGGCGCAGTGTCGGTCGACGCGGCGAACGAGGTGGCGCGGGCGATCGCTCCTGCTCTCGGCTGGGATGACGCGCGCATCGCCGAGGAGACCGCGCGCGGCGTCGCCCGCGTGCATGCCGCGGACCCGTCCTGGGCCGGCAGATCGGTCACCGCGCGGTAG
- a CDS encoding succinate dehydrogenase iron-sulfur subunit encodes MTSATDIIERTDADAVLQAQGPTAEVAVDTGIQSFLITFIIRRFDPEVDEEPRWVDYDVELYSTDRVLDALHKIKWEVDGSLTFRRSCAHGICGSDAMRINGRNRLACKTLIKDLDISQPIYVEAIKGLPLEKDLVVDMEPFFASYREVQPFLIANSTPPEGKERIQSIVDREVFDDTTKCILCAACTSSCPVFWTDGQYFGPAAIVNAHRFIFDSRDDAADVRLDILNDKEGVWRCRTTFNCTEACPRGIEVTKAIAEVKQAVLRGRA; translated from the coding sequence ATGACCTCTGCAACCGACATCATCGAGCGCACCGACGCCGACGCCGTTCTACAGGCTCAGGGACCGACGGCAGAAGTGGCGGTGGACACCGGCATCCAGTCATTCCTCATCACGTTCATCATCCGGCGCTTCGATCCGGAGGTCGACGAGGAGCCGCGCTGGGTGGACTACGACGTCGAGCTGTACTCCACCGACCGCGTGCTGGACGCCCTGCACAAGATCAAGTGGGAGGTGGACGGGTCGCTGACATTCCGCCGTTCATGCGCCCACGGCATCTGCGGCTCCGACGCGATGCGCATCAACGGACGCAACCGCCTGGCGTGCAAGACCCTCATCAAGGACCTCGACATCTCGCAGCCGATCTACGTCGAGGCGATCAAGGGCCTGCCGCTCGAGAAGGACCTCGTCGTCGACATGGAGCCGTTCTTCGCGTCGTACCGCGAGGTGCAGCCGTTCCTCATCGCGAACTCCACGCCCCCCGAGGGCAAGGAGCGAATCCAGTCGATCGTCGACCGCGAGGTCTTCGACGACACCACCAAGTGCATTCTCTGCGCGGCATGCACGTCATCGTGTCCGGTGTTCTGGACCGATGGGCAGTACTTCGGCCCAGCCGCGATCGTCAACGCGCACCGGTTCATCTTCGACTCGCGGGATGACGCCGCCGACGTCCGACTCGACATCCTGAACGACAAGGAAGGCGTGTGGCGCTGTCGCACCACCTTCAACTGCACCGAGGCGTGCCCCCGCGGCATCGAGGTGACCAAGGCGATCGCCGAGGTCAAGCAGGCGGTGCTGCGCGGCCGGGCGTAG
- the glpK gene encoding glycerol kinase GlpK, protein MADHVLAIDQGTTSTRAIVFDQGGTIVSVAQREHEQIMPHAGWVEHDPVEIWTNTEWVTSAALARAGLGAMDVAGIGVTNQRETAMVWDRRTGHPVHNALVWQDTRTQPRIDELVAVGGGGVDRFADVTGLPLATYFSASKVAWILENVDGARAAAEAGDLLFGTPDTWIVWNLTGGRRGGIHITDVTNASRTLLMDLRTLDWSDELLGVWGIPRAMMPDIRSSSEVYGEAALPGAADGLPIAGILGDQQAATFGQAAFDAGESKNTYGTGNFLLVNTGTDIVRSGNGLITTVAYRCGDEPARYALEGSIAVTGSLVQWLRDNLGIIQRSEEIETLAASVEDNGGAYFVPAFSGLFAPYWRPDARGALVGLTRFVNKAHIARAALESTGFQTRDVVEAVVADTGRALDEIRVDGGMTRDKVLMQFQADILGIPVIRPKVVETTALGAAYAAGLATGVWASRDDLRAHWKEDVRFEPRMPEAEREQRYGQWKKAVSKSLDWVDDDARALMGTTDG, encoded by the coding sequence GTGGCGGACCACGTCCTGGCTATCGATCAGGGGACCACGTCGACGCGGGCGATCGTCTTCGACCAGGGCGGCACCATCGTGTCGGTCGCGCAGCGCGAGCACGAGCAGATCATGCCGCACGCGGGCTGGGTGGAGCACGACCCGGTGGAGATCTGGACGAACACCGAGTGGGTCACGTCCGCCGCCCTGGCGCGCGCGGGGCTCGGCGCGATGGATGTCGCCGGCATCGGCGTGACGAATCAGCGCGAGACGGCCATGGTCTGGGACCGCCGCACCGGGCACCCCGTGCACAATGCGCTCGTGTGGCAGGACACCCGCACCCAGCCCCGGATCGATGAGCTCGTGGCGGTGGGCGGCGGGGGAGTGGATCGGTTCGCGGATGTCACCGGCCTGCCCCTCGCCACGTACTTCTCGGCGTCCAAGGTCGCGTGGATCCTCGAGAACGTCGACGGGGCGCGCGCTGCGGCCGAAGCGGGCGACCTGCTGTTCGGCACGCCAGACACGTGGATCGTATGGAACCTCACCGGCGGCCGGCGCGGCGGCATCCACATCACCGACGTCACCAACGCGAGCCGAACGCTGCTCATGGACCTCCGCACACTCGATTGGTCGGACGAGCTGCTCGGCGTGTGGGGCATCCCGCGCGCGATGATGCCCGACATCCGCTCGTCGTCCGAGGTCTACGGCGAGGCTGCGCTGCCCGGTGCCGCCGATGGGCTGCCCATCGCGGGCATCCTCGGCGACCAGCAGGCGGCGACGTTCGGCCAGGCCGCCTTCGACGCCGGGGAGTCGAAGAACACGTACGGCACCGGCAACTTCCTGCTGGTGAACACCGGAACCGACATCGTGCGCTCGGGCAACGGGCTCATCACGACCGTCGCGTATCGCTGCGGCGACGAGCCGGCACGCTATGCACTCGAGGGATCCATCGCGGTCACGGGTTCGCTCGTGCAGTGGCTGCGCGACAACCTCGGCATCATCCAGCGCTCCGAAGAGATCGAGACCCTTGCGGCATCTGTCGAGGACAACGGCGGCGCCTACTTCGTGCCGGCCTTCTCCGGCCTGTTCGCGCCGTACTGGCGCCCGGACGCCCGGGGCGCGCTCGTGGGACTCACGCGATTCGTGAACAAGGCGCACATCGCGCGCGCCGCGCTGGAGTCGACCGGGTTCCAGACCCGCGACGTCGTCGAAGCCGTCGTCGCCGACACCGGACGAGCGCTCGACGAGATCCGGGTCGACGGCGGGATGACGCGCGACAAGGTCTTGATGCAGTTCCAGGCCGACATCCTGGGCATCCCCGTCATCCGCCCGAAAGTCGTCGAGACGACCGCGCTCGGCGCGGCCTACGCCGCGGGGCTCGCGACGGGAGTGTGGGCGAGCCGCGACGACCTGCGCGCCCACTGGAAAGAGGACGTGCGATTCGAGCCGCGGATGCCGGAGGCCGAGCGCGAGCAGCGGTACGGCCAGTGGAAGAAGGCCGTGTCGAAGTCCCTCGACTGGGTCGACGACGACGCCCGCGCCCTGATGGGCACCACCGACGGGTGA
- a CDS encoding GNAT family protein translates to MEPAELRTARAVLSAPNETDVDAIFEACQDPAIQRYVALPSPYERKHAEGFIPIVAQHWAKESEYTWAVRADDDLAGVIALLADGDGAAEIGYWMVPRARGRGLLTEAARAVIDWGFSPDGGKLERIEWRSVAGNIPSARTARALGFRYEGLLRRAQVGNRGREDGWIAGLLATDDRMPQVWPVLERST, encoded by the coding sequence ATGGAGCCCGCCGAGCTGCGCACCGCCCGTGCCGTCCTGTCCGCTCCGAACGAAACCGACGTCGACGCGATCTTCGAGGCGTGCCAGGACCCGGCCATCCAGCGCTACGTAGCCCTGCCCAGTCCCTACGAGCGAAAGCACGCGGAGGGCTTCATCCCGATCGTCGCCCAGCACTGGGCGAAGGAGTCCGAGTACACGTGGGCGGTGCGAGCCGACGACGACCTCGCGGGAGTGATCGCTCTGCTCGCGGACGGCGACGGTGCCGCGGAGATCGGCTACTGGATGGTCCCCCGCGCTCGCGGCCGCGGCCTTCTGACCGAGGCGGCACGCGCGGTCATCGACTGGGGCTTCTCACCGGATGGCGGAAAGCTCGAGCGCATCGAGTGGCGTTCTGTGGCCGGCAACATTCCGTCAGCCCGCACCGCCCGCGCGCTGGGCTTCCGCTACGAGGGCCTGCTCCGTCGGGCCCAGGTCGGAAACCGTGGCCGCGAGGACGGCTGGATCGCCGGGCTCCTCGCGACTGATGACCGGATGCCGCAGGTGTGGCCGGTGCTGGAAAGGAGCACCTGA
- a CDS encoding YihY/virulence factor BrkB family protein, with the protein MAQNRGGGVAPSAEQSARDAAQREESLRQRWEETQSSLRVRFDEPISRATRITRATMAWFPVRVWRHFLIHNGFLLAAGVSYQALFASFAAIYVAFAITGLWLGGSEEAVTALINLINTYIPGLIAESGGIATPEQVQAIASQNSGVLGWTGVIALGTLIWTAIGFVTYARRAVRDIFGLPPDRRSYVLLKARDLLAATIFGIALVLGAVLGSIGTWALTTMASLLGVSVADGWVNASIRTGSILIGFAVTSAALAGLFRFLSGAQLAWRRIWPGAMIGGIGLSILQLGAGWLLSYTPSNPLLATFAIFIGLLLWFRLMGIVMLVSAAWIAVAANDRNVAILPQTEAERVAAEHAALLLAAQVRLRTAEDAKEHAPWFRAWLADRAVREAEEELRQVEASAPPVPVKSGILD; encoded by the coding sequence GTGGCCCAGAATCGAGGCGGCGGCGTGGCGCCCAGCGCGGAGCAGTCCGCACGGGATGCTGCACAGCGTGAAGAATCGCTCCGCCAGCGCTGGGAGGAGACCCAGTCCTCGCTGCGAGTCCGGTTCGACGAACCCATCTCGCGAGCCACCCGCATCACGAGGGCGACGATGGCTTGGTTCCCCGTGCGGGTGTGGCGGCACTTCCTGATCCACAACGGATTCCTGCTCGCGGCGGGAGTGAGCTACCAGGCCCTGTTCGCATCTTTCGCGGCGATCTACGTCGCCTTCGCGATCACGGGCCTTTGGCTCGGTGGCAGCGAAGAGGCTGTGACTGCGCTGATCAATCTCATCAACACCTACATCCCGGGATTGATCGCCGAGTCGGGGGGCATCGCGACTCCCGAGCAGGTTCAGGCCATCGCCTCGCAGAACTCCGGAGTGCTCGGCTGGACGGGTGTCATCGCTCTCGGCACTCTGATCTGGACCGCGATCGGCTTCGTGACATACGCACGACGTGCGGTGCGCGACATCTTCGGGCTGCCCCCGGATCGGCGCAGCTATGTCCTTCTGAAAGCCCGTGACCTTCTGGCTGCAACCATCTTCGGCATCGCCCTCGTCCTCGGAGCGGTGCTGGGATCGATCGGCACGTGGGCACTCACGACGATGGCCTCGCTCCTCGGTGTGAGCGTGGCCGACGGATGGGTGAATGCGAGCATACGAACCGGCTCGATCCTCATCGGCTTCGCCGTGACTTCCGCGGCACTCGCCGGCCTGTTCCGGTTCCTCTCCGGTGCGCAGCTCGCCTGGCGGCGAATCTGGCCCGGCGCGATGATCGGCGGCATCGGCCTTTCGATCCTGCAGCTCGGAGCCGGCTGGCTGCTCAGCTACACGCCGTCGAATCCGCTGCTCGCGACCTTCGCGATCTTCATCGGGCTGCTGCTGTGGTTCCGGCTCATGGGGATCGTGATGCTCGTCAGCGCCGCGTGGATCGCCGTCGCGGCCAACGACCGCAACGTCGCGATACTCCCGCAGACCGAGGCCGAGCGCGTCGCGGCCGAGCACGCGGCCCTGCTCCTCGCCGCGCAGGTACGGCTGCGTACCGCCGAGGATGCGAAGGAGCACGCGCCGTGGTTCCGGGCTTGGCTTGCCGACCGCGCGGTCCGCGAGGCCGAAGAGGAACTTCGTCAGGTCGAGGCATCAGCCCCACCGGTTCCCGTGAAGAGCGGCATCTTGGACTGA
- a CDS encoding exodeoxyribonuclease III gives MPRVRIASVNVNGIRAAVRNGMIAWLDAAGVDIMTLQEVRATAADLATALPGWLIVNDEALAKGRAGVAIASRAEPMAVRTGLGDGSVDLTGRWIEADFDFGGEVLTAVSAYVPSGEANTPRQEVKWRFLDEMAVRMAQLEADTSLALVTGDLNVGHREFDIRNWKGNVKSAGFLPRERSYFDRILGEAGARVLAVDGSVGLGLGWVDVGRRFHGEIDGPYTWWSSRGKAFDNDAGWRIDYHLATAELAERVSDYRVVRAPTWDTRWSDHSPVVADYTIGR, from the coding sequence GTGCCACGAGTCCGTATCGCTTCTGTCAACGTCAATGGCATCCGGGCGGCGGTGCGCAACGGCATGATCGCCTGGCTCGATGCTGCGGGTGTCGACATCATGACGCTCCAGGAGGTGCGGGCGACCGCAGCCGATCTTGCGACCGCCTTGCCAGGCTGGCTGATCGTGAACGACGAGGCACTCGCGAAGGGTCGGGCGGGCGTCGCGATCGCCAGCCGTGCGGAGCCGATGGCGGTGCGCACCGGCCTCGGCGACGGGTCGGTCGACCTCACCGGCCGCTGGATCGAGGCGGACTTCGACTTCGGTGGCGAGGTGCTCACCGCCGTGAGCGCCTACGTGCCCTCCGGCGAGGCGAACACTCCCCGGCAGGAGGTCAAATGGCGCTTCCTCGACGAGATGGCGGTGCGGATGGCTCAACTCGAAGCGGACACTTCGCTGGCCCTCGTCACCGGTGACCTCAATGTCGGGCACCGCGAGTTCGACATCCGCAATTGGAAGGGCAACGTGAAGAGCGCGGGGTTCCTCCCGCGCGAGCGGTCCTACTTCGACCGGATTCTCGGCGAAGCGGGCGCGAGAGTGCTCGCCGTCGATGGATCGGTGGGTCTCGGACTCGGGTGGGTCGACGTCGGCCGGCGCTTCCACGGCGAGATCGACGGCCCGTACACCTGGTGGTCCAGCCGCGGGAAGGCCTTCGACAACGACGCCGGCTGGCGGATCGACTATCACCTCGCCACCGCCGAGCTCGCCGAGCGCGTGAGCGACTACCGCGTCGTGCGTGCTCCGACGTGGGACACCCGCTGGAGCGATCACTCCCCCGTCGTCGCGGACTACACGATCGGGCGTTGA
- a CDS encoding Fpg/Nei family DNA glycosylase: MPEMPEVQGLVDFLDGRLAGLTITRVTVANIAALKTYDPPVDSLKGAEITGASRHGKFIDLSTRAPDASPHLIFHLAKAGWLRWYDQLTATVIRPGKTPIALRVALSDGSGFDLTEAGTKKSLAVYVAREPDDVPGIARLGPDPLDPGFTRDTLAGLLAGRRTQIKGVLRDQMVIAGVGNAYSDEILHAAKTSPYALAASLTDDEIDTLFAAMTSTLTEAVAEASGKPPAELKDAKRRGMRVHGRRGEVCPVCGDTVRSVFFADNSLEYCPTCQTGGKILADRRLSRLLK; the protein is encoded by the coding sequence ATGCCCGAGATGCCCGAGGTGCAGGGGCTCGTCGACTTCCTGGACGGACGTCTGGCCGGCCTCACGATCACGCGCGTGACGGTGGCGAACATCGCCGCGCTGAAGACGTACGATCCGCCCGTCGATTCGCTGAAGGGGGCCGAGATCACCGGCGCCAGCCGCCACGGCAAGTTCATCGATCTGTCGACGAGGGCCCCGGATGCCTCGCCCCACCTGATCTTCCACCTCGCGAAGGCGGGCTGGCTCCGGTGGTACGACCAGCTCACGGCGACCGTCATCCGCCCCGGCAAGACGCCGATCGCGCTCCGCGTCGCGCTGAGCGACGGCTCGGGCTTCGACCTCACCGAGGCCGGCACGAAGAAGTCGCTCGCCGTGTACGTCGCCCGTGAACCGGATGACGTGCCCGGCATCGCCCGGCTCGGCCCCGACCCGCTCGACCCCGGGTTCACGAGAGACACGCTCGCCGGGCTGCTGGCAGGGCGCCGCACGCAGATCAAGGGCGTGCTGCGCGACCAGATGGTCATCGCGGGCGTCGGCAACGCCTACTCCGACGAGATCCTGCACGCCGCGAAGACCTCGCCCTACGCCCTGGCCGCGAGTCTCACCGACGACGAGATCGACACGCTCTTCGCAGCGATGACCTCGACCCTCACGGAAGCGGTGGCCGAGGCATCCGGCAAGCCGCCAGCCGAACTCAAGGACGCCAAGCGCCGCGGGATGCGGGTGCACGGTCGCCGCGGCGAGGTCTGCCCGGTCTGCGGCGACACCGTCCGAAGCGTGTTCTTCGCGGACAATTCCCTCGAGTACTGCCCCACGTGTCAGACCGGCGGCAAGATCCTCGCCGACCGTCGTCTGTCACGCCTGCTCAAGTAG